In Paroedura picta isolate Pp20150507F chromosome 6, Ppicta_v3.0, whole genome shotgun sequence, one genomic interval encodes:
- the SLN gene encoding sarcolipin, which yields MDRSTQELFLNFMIVLITVLLMWLLVKSYQD from the coding sequence ATGGATCGCTCCACACAAGAGCTCTTCCTCAACTTTATGATTGTGCTGATCACAGTGCTCCTCATGTGGCTTCTGGTGAAGTCTTACCAGGACTGA